From Cryobacterium sp. GrIS_2_6:
GCGCCCTCGGGCTGACCGAGGGTGAATACCAGGAGATCCGCACGATCCTCGGCCGCCGCCCCACGAGCGGCGAGCTCGCGATGTACTCGGTGATGTGGAGCGAGCACTGCTCCTACAAGAGCTCGAAGAAGTACCTGCGCCAGTTCGGCGACAAGGTCTCCCCCGCCATGAAGAAGAACCTCATGGTCGGCATGGGCGAGAACGCGGGCGTGCTCGACGTCGGCGAGGGCTGGGCCGTCACCTTCAAGATCGAGTCGCACAACCACCCCTCCTACATCGAGCCGTTCCAGGGCGCCGCGACCGGCGTCGGCGGCATCGTGCGCGACATCATCTCGATGGGCGCCCGCCCGGTCGCCGTGATGGACGCCCTCCGCTTCGGCCGCATCGACGACCCGGACACCGCGCGCGTCGTGCACGGCGTCGTCTCCGGCATCTCGTTCTACGGCAACTGCCTCGGCCTGCCGAACATCGGCGGCGAGACCTGGTTCGACTCGGTATACCAGGGCAACCCGCTCGTCAACGCGCTCTCCGTCGGCGTGCTCCGCCACGAGGACCTGCACCTCGCCAACGCCCGCGGCGTGGGCAACAAGGTCGTGCTCTTCGGGGCCCGCACCGGCGGAGACGGCATCGGCGGGGCATCCATTCTCGCCTCGGACACCTTCAGCGCCGACGGCCCGACCAAGCGCCCCGCGGTGCAGGTCGGCGACCCCTTCGCCGAGAAGGTGCTCATCGAGTGCTGCCTCGAACTGTTCCGCGACAAGCTCGTCGAGGGTATCCAGGACCTCGGCGCGGCCGGCATCAGCTGTGCCACCTCGGAACTCGCCTCGAACGGCGACGGCGGCATGTACATCCAGCTCGAGAAGGTACTGCTGCGCGACCCGACGCTCACCGCCGAGGAGATCCTGATGAGCGAGAGCCAGGAGCGGATGATGGCCGTCGTCACGCCGGAGAAGCTCGAGGGCTTCCTCGCGATGACCGCCAAGTGGGACGTCGAAACGAGCGTGCTCGGCGAGGTCACCGACACCGGCCGGCTCGTCATCGACTGGAACGGCGAAGAGATCGTCAACGTCGACCCGCGCACGGTCGCCATCGATGGCCCGGTCTACGACCGCCCGGTCGCCTACCCGATCTGGATCGACGCACTGCAGGCCGACTCGGCCTCTGCGCTGCCGCGGTCGACGGATGCCGCGGACCTGCGCGAGCAGTTCCTCTCGCTGCTTGGCTCGCCCAACCTCGCGGACCCGAGCTGGATCACCGACCAGTACGACCGCTACGTGCTCGGCAACACCGCGCTCTCCTTCCCCGACGACGCCGGCATGATCCGCATTGATGAGGAGTCTGGCCTCGGCTTCGTCATCGCGACCGACGCCAACGGCCGCTATTGCCAGCTCGACCCGTACCGCGGCGCCCAGCTCGCCCTCGCCGAGGCGTACCGCAACGTTGCAGCGACCGGAGCGGTGCCGGTCGGAATCAGCGACTGCCTCAACTTCGGCTCACCGGAGAACCCCGAGGTGATGTGGCAGTTCGAACGCGCCGTCACGGCCCTCGCCGACGGATGCCTCGAGCTCGAGATCCCCGTCACCGGAGGCAACGTATCGTTCTACAACCAGACCGGCGACCAGCCGATTTACCCGACGCCCGTCGTCGCCGTGCTCGGCGTGATTGATGACGTCGCCCGCCGCGTGCCGAGCGGCTGGCAGGACGACGGCCACAACATCTACCTGCTCGGCATCACCCGCGAGGAACTCGACGGCTCGGCCTGGGCCGATGTCGTGCACGGGCACCTCGGCGGCATGCCGCCGGTCGTCGACCTTCCCGGTGAGGCGCGGCTCGCCGGCCTGCTCAACGCGGCGTCGATCGAGGCGCTCATCGACAGCGCGCACGACCTGTCCTCCGGCGGGCTCGCCCAGACCCTCGCCGAGGCTGTGCTCCGGTTCGGGGTCGGGGCCCGCGTGTGGCTCGGCGACATCTGCGAGCGGGACGGGATCGACGCATCCGTCGCCCTGTTCTCGGAGTCGGCCGGCCGCGTCATCGTCTCGGTGCCGCGCGAGGACGACGTGAAGTTCCTCGGCCTCTGCGAGGGCCGCGGGTACCCGGTGCTGCGCATCGGCGTCACCGACAACACCCTCGACGCGCTCGAGATCCAGGACGTCTTCACGGTCTCCCTCGCCGACCTGCAGTCGCGCCACCGCGCCACCCTCCCCGCGCACTTCGCCTAGCGCGGGCGGCCCGCCCCGTTCCGCGAAAGCGGGTGAATCGTCGCTTTGACCCAGCCATAACGACGATCCACCCGCTTTCGCGATTGGGCGACGCGGGGCTGTGGAGAGATCGCTCGTGGGTGAGGGATTTTTGGCATCATTCGGGGATGAAACGCGCCCGGCCGCTTCCCCCTCGCCTGCGCGAGACGGCGTTCACCACTGCCGAGGGAGCGGATGCCGGTCTCAGCCCGGGGCGTTTGCGCCGGTCAGATCTCGAGCATCCGTTTCGCGGCATCCACGCATCGCCGGACGCGCTCCGCACGATCGAGTCGCGCATCCAGGCCTATGCCAAACGGATGTCTGCCAACGCCTTCTTCAGCCACGTCACCGCCGCGCAGATCCACGGTTTGCCGCTGCCGCAGCGCCTCGGGCATTCAATGACCCTTCATGTCTGCACGGCGGATGCCGCTGCCCGGCACGGGAGCCGCCGGGTCATCGGTCACCACAGTGCCGACCGAGGCCTCGAGGTTGTCGAGGTGCGCGGGGTACGCACGACGTCAGCTGTCTACACCTGGTGCCAGCTGTCGACCCTGCTGGATCTGGATGAGCTCATCATCCTCGGGGACGCCCTGGTACGACGGCGCGCACCCGTCGCCGCGCTCGACCAGCTTCGACGGGCCGCCCTCCGGTATGCCGGCCATCGAGGTGCGAAGAAGCTGCGGGAGGCACTCCAGTGGGTCAGGCCGGGAACGGCGTCTGCGCGGGAGACGGAACTTCGGTTGCTGCTGGTGCGGGCCGGACTTCCCGAGCCCGAGCTCAATGTTGAGATCGTCGATCGCAACGGAATCAAGATCGCGACCGGCGACCTGGTCTATCGCGAGTATCGGGTTCTCGTCGAGTACGACGGGGAACAGCACCGCACGGATGAGGAGCAGTACCACTGGGACGTCGATCGCCTAGACCGTCTGATGGAGGAAGGGTGGCGGGTGATTCGCATCAACAAGTCGCACGTCCGAAAGCGACCGGCCAGCACCATCCGCAAAGTACGCGTGGCGCTCAATTCCCGCGGTTGGACTCCCTAGCTTCCCCACCCCCTTTCCGCGGAAGCGGGTGAATCGTCGTTTTCACTCGCTCAAACCGACGATTCACCCGCTTTCGCGGGAGGGTCAGAGCGGGAAGGGGACGCCGGCCAGGGCCTTGGTGCGGGACCAGAGGTGCGACGCGACTGC
This genomic window contains:
- the purL gene encoding phosphoribosylformylglycinamidine synthase subunit PurL, whose amino-acid sequence is MTAVTTTPSRGIADTVANAIATPDKDQPFGALGLTEGEYQEIRTILGRRPTSGELAMYSVMWSEHCSYKSSKKYLRQFGDKVSPAMKKNLMVGMGENAGVLDVGEGWAVTFKIESHNHPSYIEPFQGAATGVGGIVRDIISMGARPVAVMDALRFGRIDDPDTARVVHGVVSGISFYGNCLGLPNIGGETWFDSVYQGNPLVNALSVGVLRHEDLHLANARGVGNKVVLFGARTGGDGIGGASILASDTFSADGPTKRPAVQVGDPFAEKVLIECCLELFRDKLVEGIQDLGAAGISCATSELASNGDGGMYIQLEKVLLRDPTLTAEEILMSESQERMMAVVTPEKLEGFLAMTAKWDVETSVLGEVTDTGRLVIDWNGEEIVNVDPRTVAIDGPVYDRPVAYPIWIDALQADSASALPRSTDAADLREQFLSLLGSPNLADPSWITDQYDRYVLGNTALSFPDDAGMIRIDEESGLGFVIATDANGRYCQLDPYRGAQLALAEAYRNVAATGAVPVGISDCLNFGSPENPEVMWQFERAVTALADGCLELEIPVTGGNVSFYNQTGDQPIYPTPVVAVLGVIDDVARRVPSGWQDDGHNIYLLGITREELDGSAWADVVHGHLGGMPPVVDLPGEARLAGLLNAASIEALIDSAHDLSSGGLAQTLAEAVLRFGVGARVWLGDICERDGIDASVALFSESAGRVIVSVPREDDVKFLGLCEGRGYPVLRIGVTDNTLDALEIQDVFTVSLADLQSRHRATLPAHFA
- a CDS encoding DUF559 domain-containing protein encodes the protein MKRARPLPPRLRETAFTTAEGADAGLSPGRLRRSDLEHPFRGIHASPDALRTIESRIQAYAKRMSANAFFSHVTAAQIHGLPLPQRLGHSMTLHVCTADAAARHGSRRVIGHHSADRGLEVVEVRGVRTTSAVYTWCQLSTLLDLDELIILGDALVRRRAPVAALDQLRRAALRYAGHRGAKKLREALQWVRPGTASARETELRLLLVRAGLPEPELNVEIVDRNGIKIATGDLVYREYRVLVEYDGEQHRTDEEQYHWDVDRLDRLMEEGWRVIRINKSHVRKRPASTIRKVRVALNSRGWTP